One Paenibacillus sp. SYP-B4298 genomic window, GTCTCGGTGCGCGAGCGCTCGTAGATGCCGAGCAGTTGACGATCCGCTCCCGCAGGGTTGGTCAGCGGCCCCAGCATATTGAAGATGCTGCGAATGCCCAGCTCCTTGCGCGGCCCGGCTGCATGACGCAGCGAAGGGTGGTAGAGCTGCGCGAACATGAAGCAGATGCCGATGGAATCCAGACAGCGCGCCGCCTGGTCTGCGGTCAGCGTAATATTGACACCGAGCGCCTCCAGCACGTCGGCTGAACCGGCCTTGCCGGACATCGCCCGGTTGCCGTGCTTGGCGACGCGGATGCCCGCCGCGGCGGCAATAATGGCCGAGGCTGTCGATATGTTGAACTTATGAATGCCGGAGCCGCCAGTGCCGCACGTATCGAGCAGCCCTTCCTGCTCCGTGGTTACACGGCTCGCCTTGGCACGCATCACTTGGGCGAAGCCGGTGATCTCGTCGACGGTCTCGCCCTTCATCCGCATTGCGGTGACGAGTGCGGCGATCTGCGCCGAGGTCGCCTCCCCGTTCATGATCAACTCCATGATAGAAGCCGCTTCCTCGCGGCTCAGGCTTTCCCCGCCCACGACTCTGGCCAGCGCCTGCTGCATTCCTACAATCGTCATCATCCCCGCCCCCTACGCTTTTAGATGGTAATCGATATTCGTGACCTTAATTCCGTCCTGCGGCGCCGGTGACTGAACGGGAAACATCAGCTCTGCGGCGCGGATGGCCTTGAGCAGCGCCATCGCCTTGTTGACCGTCTCCA contains:
- the trpD gene encoding anthranilate phosphoribosyltransferase, which gives rise to MMTIVGMQQALARVVGGESLSREEAASIMELIMNGEATSAQIAALVTAMRMKGETVDEITGFAQVMRAKASRVTTEQEGLLDTCGTGGSGIHKFNISTASAIIAAAAGIRVAKHGNRAMSGKAGSADVLEALGVNITLTADQAARCLDSIGICFMFAQLYHPSLRHAAGPRKELGIRSIFNMLGPLTNPAGADRQLLGIYERSRTETVAGVLQQLGLKRAMIVSSHDGLDEISLSAPSQLSELNGGVIRTYDITPEELGLRRCTLGDVMGGDAAVNAGIIRRVFSGEERGAYRDIIAANAGACIYVGGAASSLIEGVQQAQAIMEQGAAQRKLEQLIRTTGELAHVS